The genomic stretch GAAATCCCGCCCTGGATATACTTGAAGGAAGAAGGAGAAGTTTACTTTAGATATAAATTCCCTAAAGTACCTTGGAAATTATAAAGACTCACTTAATAGAGGGACTTCTCAAAAGCCATAAAATATGGCTGGGTACAGTCTATTATCACTAATATAAAACAAAAAGAAACTGTCTCTTAGTAAAATGGAATTGCGACTACCATTTAAAAGGAGACGGTTTCTTTGTACTTGGATCATGAGTCTGCTGTACGAAGAAAATAGGGTTTCCTTATCCATGTGATTGGGAGTCTGTCAAATCTTTTGTGTAAACTCAATTTAAATAATCAGTGGATGTAGGGGGTGATGCGTTCCCCAAAGTGTATGGAGAGCTGTAGGATGATTTGTCCCGAGCCCTGTACTCTTCCAGTCCATTTCTTCATGAAGGTACTGAAAGAAGGCTGTGAGCTCTGTCGAGTTAGTTCTCCAAGAGCGAACAATATAGGGATATTTCTTGCCCTACTCCGCTTCAAACACGTCTAGCGCAGCAGCAGCATGTTCATTTACAGCTTCTCGGTAAGCGAAGCTTTTATAAAAAGTATTAATATTGGCACTATTGAACACCCGATCATGCTTAGAGACAAAGAGCTCGACAGTGGCTTGTAGACCAAGCAATGAGTAAGTAGAAAAGTTGTAATTATGAATTTAGGTTGTGGCTACACATTGCAGAATGAATCCACCATTCAACCAATAACAGACTTAACCCATTTAATACCCGTACACAAAACAGGTCGATTATGGTCAGATAACACCATGATTGACCTGTTTTTTTGTTACCTTTGTTATCTGCATTTTTTTCGGAAGTACTCGCAACTGTAAAATACCATATAACGATAGTGATACTGAGAAAGAAAAAATCGCACCTTTCAAGATGGATAGCACGACAACTATAGTAAAGGTGCTATGCAATAGAACTTTGTCCGCAACTTAACTGACACTTGCAACGATGACTACGATGTATGAAAGCAATCTGGTGACGACCAGTCAACATATAAAAGTTTGGCAACGTTGTAAGGCTAGCCACCCTGCACTCTAATATAGTCCGAAATTCGTTGAAAAATGGAAGAGCGCTATGATGACATTCTTGCTGATGGCTATCACGAATGGGCAGATCCAGGAATAACGGAGCAAGTACGTACGAAAGGAAGAAAGAAAAAGAGCAAAGCCACCAACTTAGGGCAGAGATTTCAGCTTCACAAAGAAGCTATACTCCGCTTTATTCGAGATGCCCGCGTTCCATTCGATAATAATCAAGCAGAGCGTGACATCCGTATGGCTAAGGTCAAAGTGAAAGTTTCAGACTCCTATCGCTCAAAGTCCAATGCAGAGCGCTTTGCTCGGATTCGCTGTGCGATATCTACGTTGACGTTGCGTCTAGAGTTGCGCAACACAACACCACCCGAAGTCAGAGCCCGCATCGATGAAGGAGGGACTTCCGATCCTAAAGGAGTTTGTTTTAGGGGATATCGTTTATCTGCCAAGGAATGCGCTCATGCGCTTGGCCAGTTTCTTTCCTATACTCCCTGGGTGAGAGACCTGTTTTTTTTCGGAACAGTCTATTGAAAAATGTAATATCCTGATAGCCGACGGAGGAAGCAATGTCCGCGACTTTGCGGTCGGACGTAAGGAGCAGTCGGCATGCTTCCTCGATCCGGACCGATTGGACGTAATCGATAAATGACATGCCGGTTCGGCTTTTGAATTTTCGATAAAATTGCCGCTCCCCAAGTGCAGACAGTTCGGCTGCTTCCTTTAATGTGATGGGGGAATGAAAACGATTATGGATGATATGGAGCGCCATTTCCATATCTGGTGAAACGGCTTTCTGTACAGTATCCGACGCCTCGTCCCGGTAGCGGTGAAGGTAAAGAAGCAGCTCAAGTACGGCCAAGTGCAGTTCGGTGCTCCAGCCTGACCGCTTGGTTGTGTATACGTCATACAGCTTAAGAAATAGCCTTCGGAATTCACCAAACGCATCGCGGTAATGTCTCCAATCGGCTTCATCCAGCACCGTCGCAAGCGCGCCCCCTCCGGGGAAGCTCTGCAGCAGCGGTCTAATCGGTTCTAGAGCCATCACGCAGTTGTAGACGACGAGTGGCCGGCTAGACGATGTGGTAGCAGGACGGAATATGTGGGAGACTCCGACAGGAATAAGGAAAACGTCTCCTTGATGTACTTGCAATGCCAGATCGCCGATATAATGAGTGCCGGAACCTTCCCCCACATAGCTGATTTCAAGAAAATCGTGCCGATGTTCGATCTTATCGAAAGCTTCAATCGCCCGATTTACAAAAATGGGAACATCGGTACGAAAATATTTATCGCCTTTGGACATGTCGATTGTGCGTTGAATCGCCATCATTATCTCTCCATATATCATACAAATAATGTCCGAAATATCACTATAAAAGTCAGAATCGCCAGTAATATTGGACTCAATCTCATTTTATAATGTAATAAAAACGATTACAAGCAGGAAGAAAATGAAATGTCTTAACCCATACGGCCAAACATTTTATCTTAAGGCAGTCTGATTGCATATTACATGAATAGGGGATAACGATGTGAACAGTTTGCACAAAATGAATGCTTTAAAGAGGGAATTTATCAACCCACCGGCTGAATTTAGCCCGCTTCCGTTTTGGTTCTGGAATGACGAGCTATCAGCAGAGGAAATCACCGGACAAATTCATGACTTCCACGCGAAGGAAGTGGACGGCTTCGTCATTCATCCGCGGATGGGTCTGCCCCGATCGATGCCTTATCTGTCGGAGCCTTATATGGAGCTTGTCGAATTAGCTGTGACCGAAGCGAATAAACTGGGCATGAGGGTCATTCTTTATGATGAAGGCATGTATCCTTCCGGCTCTGCCTGTGGAATGGTCGTGAAGGAGAACATAGATTACGCCAGCCGTGGTCTGCAAATGAAGGAATATCCTTGTTTGGTGAGCGGAGAACCTGTTCGAATACCGGTTGAGCTGCTCTCGGAGGAAAACCTGGTTTCCGCTCTTGCGGTCCGCAAGCTTTCCGGGGGAGAGATTGATGCCGAGAGCACCCTTGTGCTTCGTCCCGAGGAGGACAGTATTCGGTTTGCCCCCTCGCTTTCGGGTGATTGGTCGGTCCTATTGTTCATTGAGACCCCTTCCAAGGGGACCATCCGGGGGGTTCATCCAGGTCAGGACGACGGCGAGTACGACACTCCTTTGGCTGCTGACTTATTAAATCCCGATGCGGTCCAGACCTTCATCAGGTTGACGCATGAAACGTATTACAAGAAGCTGAGCCGCTTTTTCGGAACCACAGTTATTGCCATGTTTACGGATGAGCCGGATTTGCTCGGGCGCTGTCATTTGAAGGGATTAAAGCCCTGGACCCGAGGCTTTATGAATGAATATCTGAAGGGCGGGAGCCGGGAACAGGATTTGGCGGTGCTTTGGTTCGAGACCGGAGAAACGACGGCAATGATCCGCGAAGCATATGAAACGGTAATCCGCAATCGACTGGCCCGGACGTATTATAAAGCGTTGGCTGATTGGTGCGAAGCTCACGGGATTGGTCTGACCGGTCACCCGGCAGCGAGCAACGATATCGGGCTGTTGGAGCATTTTCATATACCGGGACAAGATGTGGTCTGGAGATATGTTGCGCCGGAGGCAGGAAAAGCGGTGACAGGCATGCACAGCACCATGGGCAAGTGCTCGTCGGACTCAGCGCGCCATCGCGGCAAACGGAGAAATATGAATGAAAGCTTCGGTGTCTGCGGAATCGAAGGTGGTTGGTCGCTCAGCGCCGACAATATGAAGTGGTATCTGGACTGGCTGTTCGTCAGAGGCGTCAATCTGATCGTCCCGCATGCCTTCTATTACTCTATTAGCGGAGAACGCAGGGATGAACGGCCGCCGGATGTGGGACCGAATAATATATGGTGGCAGGATTATGCTCAATTTGCAAGATATATCAAGCGGATGAGCTGGCTGATGACCGACGGCCGAAACGGTGCGGAAACGGCGGTTATCGCCGGGTTTGCCGAACTTCCATGGAGAATCGTCAAACCACTGTACGAAGGGCAGTTCGAGTTTAATTATCTGGAAGAAAGCCTGCTATGTAGTTCCACCGAATGTAAGGATGGGATATTGTCGATTGCCGGTTACCGCTACAAGGCGGTATTGGTCGAGGATGGCAAGCGGTTGACGCCGGACAGTTGGCGGATGCTTCAAACATTTGCCGAACAGGGCGGATTGGTCATCGAGCTTTCTGATGACGCTCAAATAACGAATGACATCGGCCAGGTTCAGGTTTGCCACGAGGAAGAAATACCGGAGTTGCTGGAACGCACGCTCGGCAAAGATACTCATCTTGAGCCTGCAGCGGATTACATCCGGATCAGCCAGGCAACGAAGAATGGCATCCTGTTCTACGTTATCGTGAATGAAGGCGAAGTAGGTTACGAGGGAACGCTTGTGATGAATCGCTCCGGTTATACGGAATGTTGGTTGCCTTGGACAGGAGGAATTCAACGGGCAAGAGTCGAACAGTCTATGGAAGGACAGAGGCTCCATATAAGCATCGAGCGCCGGGGATGTTTGATTATCGCCGTAGACCCGAATATCGAGCAGGGTGGAATGGAATGTGAACCAGGTGAGGCCGTTGCAATTATGGAGTTGTCAACCGATTGGCGTGTTGTTAAAGGACTGGTGAGCGATGAACTCCCGGCACTTTGCTCCTGGACGGAATGGGTTGGCATGAAGCATTATTCCGGTATCGTTACGTATGAGAAAAGCTTTGAGCTCAATGATCCGTCCGCTTGGGCCGACGTCAAGCTTGATCTTGGCGAGGCTCATGAACTGGCACGGCTGTGGGTCAATGGCCAGGAAGTGGGAGTGCGTATGTGGAGTCCTTATGTATTTGACATTGGAGACTATTTAAAGCTAGGAGCGAACGAGCTAAAGGTAGCGGTAACGAACAGCTTAGCCAACCTTTACGACGGCAAGTCGTATACATCCGGTCTAATTGGACCTGTACAGCTTAATGGTGTACGGAAGTAACGATGTTGGAGGAGTTTTCTATGTGGTGAAGACTACATATTCCTCCAGCACCTCTTAATCTGTCAAAGTTGAAATCCTAAGAATGAGCGGGAAAACATTACTTTATAGTAGGAGGAGAGTTTATGTTATTTAAAGCTACTACTCAAAAAGCTATTATCTTTCCTCCTTTACTTTTAGGGATTTTATTATTCGTTCAAGGATCTCAATCCAAAGTGGTGGTGTTTTTGGCACTTCTTACTATCATTTATTCGTTTCTCACACTTTTTATTAGATATGAATTTGTTATAGATAAAGATACCTTAACCTATAAAACATACATGTTTGGATTTAAAGTGTATCAAAAAATGGTTAAGCCCAAAGACATAAATAAAATCGTGTTTAAGCGTGCAAATTGGAAAACAAAGTTAGCAATAGTAAGAGTGGAAAAAGCTTGGAATATGCGAATATCGTTGTTCAATCCAACAAATGTATTCAATGAATTAGAAACATTTGCAAATGAATTTGATATCGATATTCATAAAACATCAGATTATAAAATTTTAGAGAAAATGACTTGATGCCTGTAATAGATAGTAACCATAAGATCGAGCTTCATTTGAACGATAATGGAAGGGGGGTATGAAGATGATAGAAGTCGCAAATCAAACAAACCGTCCTATCGCTCTAGTAACAGGAGCCTCCAGCGGGTTTGGCTTACTCACCTCTATTCGCTTGGCACAGGAGGGTTATCGTGTCATAGCAACGATGCGGGATAGGGGAAAAGAAGAGAGCATTCTTGCCAAAGCAGAAGAAAACGGTGTACTTGCGCATTTGGAAATTATGAAGCTAGACATTACTGACCATCAGAATGTAACCGACGTCGTTCAAGCCGTAATGGAGCGCTGGGGGCAGATTGATGTGCTAGTAAATAATGCGGGCTATGCGGTCATGGGTGTCATTGAGGAGGTGCCGATGGCCGATTGGCGAGCTCAGCTGGAGACTAATTTTTTCGGCATGGTCGCTGTCACCAAAGCGGTGCTGCCTCATATGAGAGTCCGCAAGCAAGGGAAAATCATTAATGTCAGCAGCGGTGCTGGCATCATAGGCTTTTCCAATACTGGTCCTTACTCCGCTTCTAAATTCGCAATGGAAGGCTTTAGCGAGGCACTGCGTTTGGAGCTGCTGCCGTTCTCGATACCTGTGGTGCTCGTCCAGCTAGGCACTTACAACACGGGCATTTCAGCCAAGCATGTGTACCGCAGCCATCCAGATTCACCTTACAAGAAGATGATTAAGCGTTTCAACGAGTTTAACAGAAAATCAGAGAAAAACGCTCCTGACCCTATCCATGTAGCCAATACAATTGTGAAAATATGCAAAGCCCGAAATCCAAAGCTGCGTTATACCTGCGGCAGTGATGCCAAAATGATTTTTCTCATGAAAAAACTTCTCCCCTGGCGCCTAATCGAATGGGTTCTCCGCAAAGCACTTCACTAAATCATATCCTCACTAATAAAAACATCAGGGGACAAGCTGTCCCCCTCTATTCCACCCCTTCTTCTGTAAAGTAAGCGACCGCATTGAATTATTGAATGTAGATATAGAATTTATCTATTATGGAAGTCATTGACTGTGTTTGGACGCAGGTGATAGACTCATCTCAACGTAATTCCGATAAAACCTATTTGAATTATTTAGTATGCATGAAATTGATGATCAAATGAAGGGTGGAGAGATTATGGCGGAGCAAAGAAAACTAAGATTAGGTGCTATATTACATGGCGCTGGAGGCAATTTGGCAGGCTGGAGACATCCTGATGCGGTTGCGGATGCTAGCGTGAACTTCAATTTTTACAAGCAGCAGGCGATTAAAGCAGAGGAAGGGAAGTTTGATTTTTTATTTATAGCTGACGGTCTTTATATCAATGAAAAATCCAATCCGCATTTCTTGAATCGGTTTGAGCCAATTACCATTTTGTCTGGGCTGGGCGCTGTCACCTCCAAAATCGGATTGGTTGGCACATTATCGACTTCTTACAGCCAGCCCTTCACCGTAGCAAGACAATTTTCTTCTCTTGATCATATTAGCGGAGGAAGAGCCGGCTGGAATGTTGTCACGTCTCCACTTGAAGGCACAGCGCTTAATTACGGGCTTCCCCTTGATGAGCATCCAGACCACAGCAAGCGTTACCGTATAGCTGCCGAGTATTTGAAGGTTGCTCGCGGGCTATGGGATTCCTGGGAGGATGATGCGTTTGTCCGCAATAAGGAAACCGGCGTATTTTTTGATGAAAGCAAGCTTCATGCCTTAAATCATGAGGGAGAGTTTTTTTCCGTCAAGGGGCCGCTTAATATTGCAAGATCGAAGCAGGGTCAGCCGGTCGTGTTCCAAGCCGGTTCGTCAGACAGAGGAAGGAATCTGGCAGCCGCTTCTGCGGATGCAGTGTTCACGGGTCATGAAACGCTTGAGGAAGCGAAAGCATTCTATCAGGATGTGAAGCGCAGAGCAGTAGAGCTGGGACGCTCGCCTGAGGACATTCTTATTTTTCCCGGCATAGGGGTTATTGTTGGAGCAACAGCTGAGGAAGCAGAACGGAAATATGAGGAAGTAGCTGGCTTGATCAGCATTGACAATGCGCTGGATAATCTGGGACGGTTTTTCGAGCATCATGACTTCAAGCAATATCCGCTGGACGGGCCGTTTCCTGAGCTGGGCGAGCTCGGGAAAAACAGCTTTCAAAGCACAACGGACAAAATTAAAAGGGAAGCGAAGGAGCAGAGCTTAACTTTGCGTCAAGTGGCTCAGCGGTCGGCAACGCCTAGAACTCCGTTTATCGGAACGCCTGAGAAGGTTGCTGATCTCATTCAAGAATGGTTCGAGCAAGGTGCATCCGATGGCTTTATTATCGGAGCGGGCGTGCCTACGGGGCTGGATGAATTTGTAGAGTTCGTTATTCCTGTACTGCAGCAGCGCGGCTTGTTCCGGACCGAATATGAAGCGGACACGCTGCGTGGCAACTTGGGCCTAGCGATACCAGTTAACCGCTACACCGAGCAAAGAAATAAGCAATTGGGTGTGCCTGCGGAGATTGCCGAGGCTGAGGCGGCGGCAGCAGAAGTAACGAAAACCATCTAACTTAAGAAGAAACGGGGGAGCTTAACATGTTGAAAAAACGAAGCAGTTTGAAAATTATGATTGCACTCACTACCGCACTAATATTGGTGCTGAGCGGCTGTGCAGGTACGAATAAAGGAAGCAGCACTAGCGATGGCGCTGCTTCTGTCTCCGAAACCAATACAGCAGCAGCGTCAGAGCCTGCCAAAGGCGGAGAACTGACCTATGCGCTGGCAACGTCGCCCGATACGCTCGATCCGCATCGCAGCGGGCTAGCAGTCGCTGTTCGCGCCATTCGGACGATTCACGACAGTCTAGTCGCCCAACTCCCTGACGGCAGCATACAGCCTTGGCTGGCTGAGGAGTGGACCGTTTCAGAGGATGGCAAGAGCTACACGTTTAAGCTCCGTCAGGATGTGAAATTTCATGATGGAACTCCGTTTAATGCGGAGGCTGTTAAGTACAACTACGACCGGATATTGAATCCTGAGACGAAGGCGGCTAACTCAGCGGCTTTGATTAGACCTTATAAATCTGCCGAGGTGCTTGACGAGTACACGATAAAGCTGAATTTGGAGACGCCCTCCAATGCCTTTCTCGGTAATCTCAGTCAAGCGCTGGTAAGTATCGTATCGCCTACCGCAGCGCAAAAATATGGTGACCAGCTTGGTAAAAATCCGGTAGGCACCGGCCCGTTCAAGTTTGTAAGCTGGGAAGAAAACTCGCAAATTACAGTTGAGCGCAATCCAGACTACAAATGGGCGCCGCCGCTAGTGGAAAACAAGGAAGCTCCTTATTTGGATAAAGTCGTGTTCAAGATTGTACCTGAGGAGGCTACCCGAATCGGAAGCGTGCAGAGCGGCCAGGTGCTCGCAGGCGAAACGATTCCACCGCAAAACATTCTCGCACTGAAGAAGGATGAGAAGCTTCAATTGTTCCAATCGAATACGCAGGGCCTGCCGTACACTTTATTTATCAATCAAAGTAAGGCGCCATGGAATGAATTGAAGGCTAGACAGGCGCTGCAGACGGCCATTGATGTGGATGCGATCGTCAAAACCTTGTATCTCGGCACCTATGACCGGGCATGGTCACCGCTTACGCCAGGCACCTTCGGTTATGATAAGTCGCTTGAGGGTGGCGTGAAGCCTGATTTAGACAAGGCAAATGCACTGCTTGATGAGCTTGGCTATGTGCTTGGCGCTGATGGCATCCGTACGAAAGACGGCAAGAAGCTTACGCTTCATTATGTGGACGGCTCGCCTAATCGCGAGAAAAGAAATGACATTGCGGCAATTATTCAGCAGCAGCTGAAGCAAATCGGCGTTACGGTTGAAGTGGAAATTACGAAGGATGTACGTACCGTCGTCTATGAGAATGGCAATTATGATATTTATGGCAACAGTCAAGTGAATTCTGATCCGGAAGCTTTGCGTTCCTTCTATCACTCATCGGCAGTTAACGTTTCTGGGAAGCAAAACCTTCCAGGTTACAAAAATACCGAGGTGGATAGCTGGATTGATCAAGGGCTGATCGAGAAGGACCCCGTTAAGCGTCAAGAGCTTTACGCAAACGTTCAGAAGGCGATTATCGAGCAGGCAGTCATTATTCCGATTTATGTATTCCCGTATACGATCGCCGCTTCAAAGTCAGTTACAGATATAAAGTTTGATTCCTTAGCTTATCCGCTGTTTAATGATGCGTTCATTCAAAAATAAGGGATGCAGCTGTGCACGGAAACGCAGGATAAAAACGTTCAGGAGGTAAGTCATGCTCAAAACGATAAGTATACGGTTGTTTACCTCCCTATTGGTTATTCTCGGATCGCTTGTGCTCGTATTTGTGATCGTCTATTTGCTGCCGGGAGATCCGGTCATGTCCATGGTCGATCCGAGCACGGTGACGCCCGAGGTGCTTGCGAGCCTGCGTGCGCAGCTCGGGGTAGATCGGCCGCTTTATGAGCAGTTTGGTTCCTATGTGAGCAAGGTTTTACAGGGGGATTTCGGCAAATCGATTGTAAACGACGACCCTGTGCTGCCCAAAATCATTGCCCATTTGCCGGCAACGCTTGCTCTAACGGCTGCGAGCTGCCTTATCGCTGCTGTGGTCGGTATTTGGCTTGGCGTGCTGTCGGCGATCCATCGTGACCGCTGGATCGACATTACGGCAAGAGTGGTCGGATTGTTCGGCATATCGATGCCAACCTTCTGGTCAGGTATTTTGCTCATCCTCCTCTTTTCCATTACGCTCGACTGGTTTCCTGCAATGGGCTCAGAGGGTTGGAAGACGCTTGTGCTCCCGTCAATTGGACTAGGCATCGTTGGGGCAGGCTTTGTCGTTCGATTGGTGCGCAACAGCATGCTTGAGGTCATTAATGAGCCCTTTATCGTGACGCTAAGAGCGAAGGGGATATCGGAGAAGCTGGTGATGTATCGGCATGCGCTGCGAAATGCGCTTATACCCGCGTTAACGATGATCGGCGTCCTTAGCGGAGATCTATTAGCTGGGACTGTAGTTATTGAAACGGTATTTTCCAGACAAGGAATTGGCAGAGTGATTTCAGATGCGCTCATGTCCAAGGATTTGCCTGTCGTTCAGGGTGTTGTTTTCTTCTCGGCGATTATGTACGTCATTATTAATTTAATTGTGGATCTCTCCTATCGGATCATAGATCCGAGAGTTAGACGTTCGCAATAGGCAAGGGGGGAATTTAGCATGAAGGAGACCGCAGTTGCCAAGACGGCCTGGCCGAGGGAGAAGGCATCGCGCCGCTTGGCACCGCAAACGGCCAAGCTGAATGTATCCAATCTGCTCGTTTATACCGCAGGCTTTGTCGTTATTTTCATTATTTTGTGCGCGCTTATTCCAGCCCAGATCGCGCCATATTCACCTACCGAAATGGTCATGACGGACATTATGCTGCCGCCAAGCCTAACCCATTTTTTTGGAACCGATTATTACGGTCGTGATGTGTTTAGCGTTGTTGTATACGGAAGTCGTGATTCGCTCTTGATCGGTCTGGCATCGGTTATGATCGGCGGATTGCTAGGAGCTTCGATTGGAGCGCTATCAGGCTTTC from Paenibacillus sp. FSL H8-0548 encodes the following:
- a CDS encoding AraC family transcriptional regulator; the protein is MMAIQRTIDMSKGDKYFRTDVPIFVNRAIEAFDKIEHRHDFLEISYVGEGSGTHYIGDLALQVHQGDVFLIPVGVSHIFRPATTSSSRPLVVYNCVMALEPIRPLLQSFPGGGALATVLDEADWRHYRDAFGEFRRLFLKLYDVYTTKRSGWSTELHLAVLELLLYLHRYRDEASDTVQKAVSPDMEMALHIIHNRFHSPITLKEAAELSALGERQFYRKFKSRTGMSFIDYVQSVRIEEACRLLLTSDRKVADIASSVGYQDITFFNRLFRKKTGLSPREYRKETGQAHERIPWQINDIP
- a CDS encoding glycosylhydrolase-like jelly roll fold domain-containing protein, producing the protein MNSLHKMNALKREFINPPAEFSPLPFWFWNDELSAEEITGQIHDFHAKEVDGFVIHPRMGLPRSMPYLSEPYMELVELAVTEANKLGMRVILYDEGMYPSGSACGMVVKENIDYASRGLQMKEYPCLVSGEPVRIPVELLSEENLVSALAVRKLSGGEIDAESTLVLRPEEDSIRFAPSLSGDWSVLLFIETPSKGTIRGVHPGQDDGEYDTPLAADLLNPDAVQTFIRLTHETYYKKLSRFFGTTVIAMFTDEPDLLGRCHLKGLKPWTRGFMNEYLKGGSREQDLAVLWFETGETTAMIREAYETVIRNRLARTYYKALADWCEAHGIGLTGHPAASNDIGLLEHFHIPGQDVVWRYVAPEAGKAVTGMHSTMGKCSSDSARHRGKRRNMNESFGVCGIEGGWSLSADNMKWYLDWLFVRGVNLIVPHAFYYSISGERRDERPPDVGPNNIWWQDYAQFARYIKRMSWLMTDGRNGAETAVIAGFAELPWRIVKPLYEGQFEFNYLEESLLCSSTECKDGILSIAGYRYKAVLVEDGKRLTPDSWRMLQTFAEQGGLVIELSDDAQITNDIGQVQVCHEEEIPELLERTLGKDTHLEPAADYIRISQATKNGILFYVIVNEGEVGYEGTLVMNRSGYTECWLPWTGGIQRARVEQSMEGQRLHISIERRGCLIIAVDPNIEQGGMECEPGEAVAIMELSTDWRVVKGLVSDELPALCSWTEWVGMKHYSGIVTYEKSFELNDPSAWADVKLDLGEAHELARLWVNGQEVGVRMWSPYVFDIGDYLKLGANELKVAVTNSLANLYDGKSYTSGLIGPVQLNGVRK
- a CDS encoding SDR family oxidoreductase, with product MIEVANQTNRPIALVTGASSGFGLLTSIRLAQEGYRVIATMRDRGKEESILAKAEENGVLAHLEIMKLDITDHQNVTDVVQAVMERWGQIDVLVNNAGYAVMGVIEEVPMADWRAQLETNFFGMVAVTKAVLPHMRVRKQGKIINVSSGAGIIGFSNTGPYSASKFAMEGFSEALRLELLPFSIPVVLVQLGTYNTGISAKHVYRSHPDSPYKKMIKRFNEFNRKSEKNAPDPIHVANTIVKICKARNPKLRYTCGSDAKMIFLMKKLLPWRLIEWVLRKALH
- a CDS encoding diguanylate cyclase; amino-acid sequence: MLFKATTQKAIIFPPLLLGILLFVQGSQSKVVVFLALLTIIYSFLTLFIRYEFVIDKDTLTYKTYMFGFKVYQKMVKPKDINKIVFKRANWKTKLAIVRVEKAWNMRISLFNPTNVFNELETFANEFDIDIHKTSDYKILEKMT
- a CDS encoding ABC transporter substrate-binding protein, producing the protein MLKKRSSLKIMIALTTALILVLSGCAGTNKGSSTSDGAASVSETNTAAASEPAKGGELTYALATSPDTLDPHRSGLAVAVRAIRTIHDSLVAQLPDGSIQPWLAEEWTVSEDGKSYTFKLRQDVKFHDGTPFNAEAVKYNYDRILNPETKAANSAALIRPYKSAEVLDEYTIKLNLETPSNAFLGNLSQALVSIVSPTAAQKYGDQLGKNPVGTGPFKFVSWEENSQITVERNPDYKWAPPLVENKEAPYLDKVVFKIVPEEATRIGSVQSGQVLAGETIPPQNILALKKDEKLQLFQSNTQGLPYTLFINQSKAPWNELKARQALQTAIDVDAIVKTLYLGTYDRAWSPLTPGTFGYDKSLEGGVKPDLDKANALLDELGYVLGADGIRTKDGKKLTLHYVDGSPNREKRNDIAAIIQQQLKQIGVTVEVEITKDVRTVVYENGNYDIYGNSQVNSDPEALRSFYHSSAVNVSGKQNLPGYKNTEVDSWIDQGLIEKDPVKRQELYANVQKAIIEQAVIIPIYVFPYTIAASKSVTDIKFDSLAYPLFNDAFIQK
- a CDS encoding LLM class flavin-dependent oxidoreductase gives rise to the protein MAEQRKLRLGAILHGAGGNLAGWRHPDAVADASVNFNFYKQQAIKAEEGKFDFLFIADGLYINEKSNPHFLNRFEPITILSGLGAVTSKIGLVGTLSTSYSQPFTVARQFSSLDHISGGRAGWNVVTSPLEGTALNYGLPLDEHPDHSKRYRIAAEYLKVARGLWDSWEDDAFVRNKETGVFFDESKLHALNHEGEFFSVKGPLNIARSKQGQPVVFQAGSSDRGRNLAAASADAVFTGHETLEEAKAFYQDVKRRAVELGRSPEDILIFPGIGVIVGATAEEAERKYEEVAGLISIDNALDNLGRFFEHHDFKQYPLDGPFPELGELGKNSFQSTTDKIKREAKEQSLTLRQVAQRSATPRTPFIGTPEKVADLIQEWFEQGASDGFIIGAGVPTGLDEFVEFVIPVLQQRGLFRTEYEADTLRGNLGLAIPVNRYTEQRNKQLGVPAEIAEAEAAAAEVTKTI
- a CDS encoding ABC transporter permease, encoding MLKTISIRLFTSLLVILGSLVLVFVIVYLLPGDPVMSMVDPSTVTPEVLASLRAQLGVDRPLYEQFGSYVSKVLQGDFGKSIVNDDPVLPKIIAHLPATLALTAASCLIAAVVGIWLGVLSAIHRDRWIDITARVVGLFGISMPTFWSGILLILLFSITLDWFPAMGSEGWKTLVLPSIGLGIVGAGFVVRLVRNSMLEVINEPFIVTLRAKGISEKLVMYRHALRNALIPALTMIGVLSGDLLAGTVVIETVFSRQGIGRVISDALMSKDLPVVQGVVFFSAIMYVIINLIVDLSYRIIDPRVRRSQ